The genomic region GCACTCTTGTCTTTCGTCCAACTGCTCTAGAATATTTAGCAGTACATACTAGAATATTATGTACAAGTAAGTATATGCAACTAGATACTGACGTTGCTCTTTTGTTTTCGAAACCAGCTTCGCAGGTTTTGAAGGTAATCTGATATGGAGATTTGAATGGAACTTTACGAGCTcatgattttgaattaaaaactgGTTTGGGGGACATAGAGATTCAGTTTCAGCAATTGTTTCTTTATTAGATGTTTAAATGAGAGTTATATTTGGTGGAGATGGATAGGACGGAATGGCGGTGAGTTTGGGTGTCTGTATTTTGGACAACATGTgaccaattttattattatctgtaTTTTTAAGAAACAAGGCGTCAGTTTTATTTACGTATCTAGATATAAGATATAGGGCAGTACTATTAACAATTgctcaaaaaatattggcaaaatTTAGAAATATTGGCAATTATAATCATACTAAACCACATAAAACTGTCAAATTACTGTTCAGAAGACAGATCTGATTTAAATTGTCGGCTGGAACAACTAAATTATCTCGGAGAGCATACAGAAGTGAAATTATTGCGATCTCAAGGCGAGTGAGCCCGGAAGCACCTGAGTTATGCGAACGTCCACTTTTAGCACCGACTGTAGTTACATTGTAAAATAAGACATTTATTTATCGTCTACCTGGGCCATAAATGTGAAATTTTATGTCTTAAGTTGCTGCTGATTTGGTTTATGTGCTGTTGTTTTTGATTCAAAGTCTAAATTGAGTCCCCAAAAAGCTTTAAGATCTTCTGAGGAGTCCCTTAAAGCATAAAAAACAATCGCAGTTGAGAGACAATTTAGGGGACACTTGATTACCTAAGAGACAAAACTAACTGCGATTGTTCTTTCTCtttctatgaatatttattttttatttattcaaatcattttagttttaccAGAAGTACATTCAGATAGGACcgttaaaatatttgttgaatacctatttgataataataaatatagaaaacaagATAAAATGACATTCATGGTGATTATCATCAGCATCAGTTAACAGCTCATGAACGTCGGAGATTGGCACTGCTTTCAGGAAAGATTTCAGGTAATTGAGGAAGCATTGAAggtaatgaaaatgtttaagggcgcatgaaattatttatgtttatctgAAATAGTCAGGATAACGAACATGTTACTGAAACCATTAATATTCTGGGTGTTCTCAACGAGTCTCGTTTAatgaatcaataaaatttaagaaGACATCTAACTAAGACCATCAACAAAATACCAATCGTTCTAGACCAAGCTTCAACTTGATTAGACGATCAAAACATTCCACGCACATAAATAAACTgtcaagaagaaaaaaaaagcagAAAGCCCTTCATTCAAACCAAAAACAGCATCGTGAgcattgtaaacaaaataagcGTCACCGTCGCGCTAAAATAAACTGTGGAATGCCGGATATTGCAATCCCGGTCCGTTACGGGCCGAGGATCGCGTACAGGTGCCTTCGACGACTCAGTGCGCCGGAGCATTCGAACGGAGCGCACGCACGCGAGCTCAGCCAAATATCCCGCATCGATATTATACACGATAATCTTGAACCAGACGATACACTTACACGTGAAGATACAGTCaatcaaataaatgttaatgaagAAGTGGAAGCTGCAAGTGTTATAGCAGATAATTCTCAACGCTGTGAACAGATAATTGTTTACAGTACGGGAAATTACAGCGCTTTAGAAACAATTAAAACAGTGGACAATAAAATTGTGTTCCGAGAAAATTGTGGAAACTCTTCAACGGTACAAAATATATTGTGATTAAAATTTGCGAATGAAAAGTGAGTGTGGACAGTGAAGTGTCGGACATTTGAAAGAATTAAAAGTTGTTGTAGTTTGGTGTAACATTATGAAAGTCCTGCCCGTAGCAGACAAAGTTGCGAGTGTAGGAGATGGCAACGAACCGACTGTAGTTGACACGCAGATCCTGACCAAGGAGGAACTGaacaagtaaatatattttttaattcaacaaaaaagaaaataaactacgACGATTCTAGAAGTATCAACAACAATTTTTCGATCATGGGTTTCAATGTTGTGGCACATCTTGTTGCTCTTTAAAATATTCAGGCGtgatctttttatttaaaaattagttTTGCAATAATAACAGATGGAACTGTAGATTtcggtaaattaaaaaaaaaactataatgttTCCACTTTACAATCCTAGTAAAACTAAATCATAACAATCCGAACATATAGGAACAATGAACGAACTTTTAGAAACAACAGAATCGAAAGGAACTTGAGAGTTCAAGAAGTGTAGCATAGCATTAGCAAGTTCGCTAGGTCAGATCGTTTGGCAGCTCGCCAGAATGACACAACCGTGTGGTATGCAGTGTTTACGTGCCATCGTCTGCGTTGTCGTGATTCGGGTCATGATTGCTGTAATCGTGTTTTGATCGTTTTTcagtttctgtttatttgattttaatatttttgatggtTTGAGTTTGGGATTTAACTACACAAAGGTATATCTAGTTAATTTTCAGACAGTAACTGCTACCGTtgcttttgttaaaaaaattctAGCTTATCAAAATAtccaacttaaatattttttaattcacacAATTTCAATAAGTAGTTCTATTCCATTCTCGtagaaaataattctttattgaTCATTAGATTtgaatagtaggtatataatttgaAGGAATACTAATATCATTGTCATTGTTACAGAGGTTGTCCTCTTGGGGTATCTCGTGTCACCCCGTTCCTGTACGTATGTGGGGCTCATGCCTTGCCTGGAGCAGTGAGAGTCTTGCGTCCTGGCCTCATCGTCAGCGCAGCCCCCGAGCTGCCTCCACCACCTGAAGACTATGTTCCAAGACAGTTCGTGCCACTGCTGGATACACCCAACTCTGACATGCATCCATACATGGAGAGCGTAGCTGACCTGATTAATGAGGTCAGTAATTTCAAATa from Helicoverpa armigera isolate CAAS_96S chromosome 4, ASM3070526v1, whole genome shotgun sequence harbors:
- the LOC110370523 gene encoding dual specificity protein phosphatase 14, with product MKVLPVADKVASVGDGNEPTVVDTQILTKEELNKGCPLGVSRVTPFLYVCGAHALPGAVRVLRPGLIVSAAPELPPPPEDYVPRQFVPLLDTPNSDMHPYMESVADLINEVVCNGDVVLVHCVAGISRSVTLCLAYLIKWQKMTLRDAYYHMKQRRPQIRPNTGFFKQLIKYEERLFGEPSVKMVYCEAIDKEIPDVYEPDYIGMTWFRQRYGPIEKS